One segment of Alistipes finegoldii DSM 17242 DNA contains the following:
- a CDS encoding RNA polymerase sigma-70 factor, whose protein sequence is MEKILLTTRIRNGDRKAFDELCGRYYAMLVSYARLFMKDDWAEDVVQDVFYNVWQNRAALDDSNSLYKYLLRSVYNRALNYLDKNRRAGDYRAYYQERIASMGSAYYAPDNSPIIRKLYSDDLRASLDAAIESLPPKCREVFRLSYLEDLSNREISERLGISQSTVENHMYAALKQLRRKLSKEQLLLLLALLFMR, encoded by the coding sequence ATGGAGAAAATTCTGCTTACGACACGGATCCGCAACGGCGACCGCAAGGCTTTCGACGAACTTTGCGGCCGGTACTATGCCATGCTGGTCTCCTACGCCCGCCTTTTCATGAAGGACGACTGGGCCGAGGACGTGGTGCAGGACGTCTTTTACAACGTGTGGCAGAACCGCGCGGCGCTGGACGATTCGAACTCCCTGTATAAATATCTGCTGCGTTCGGTTTACAACCGCGCGCTCAACTATCTGGACAAGAACAGGCGCGCCGGCGATTACCGCGCCTACTATCAGGAGCGGATCGCCTCGATGGGCAGCGCCTACTATGCGCCCGACAACAGTCCGATCATCCGTAAGCTCTATTCCGACGACCTGCGCGCGAGTCTCGACGCGGCGATCGAGTCGCTGCCGCCCAAATGCCGCGAGGTATTCAGACTGAGCTACCTCGAAGACCTTTCGAACCGCGAGATCAGCGAACGGCTCGGCATCTCGCAAAGTACGGTCGAGAATCATATGTATGCGGCGCTCAAACAACTGCGCCGGAAGCTCTCCAAGGAGCAGCTGCTGTTGCTGCTCGCCCTGCTGTTCATGCGATAG
- a CDS encoding mannitol-1-phosphate 5-dehydrogenase: MKKAIQFGAGNIGRGFIGAVLEKAGYHVVFADVNEQIVDRINRDKGYTVQIMDTVCEEVRITDISAVDSRSPELAQQIAEAEIVTTAVGLTILPRIAGAIAAGIEARREQGVEQPLNVIACENGVRATSQLKAAVLTHLDAAGQAYCEQYVGFPDCSVDRIVPPVKSENPIDVVVERFFEWNVERAAFKGAVPEIPGMNPADNLIAYIERKLFTLNTGHAITAYLGRMKGYMTICQSISDEQIHAVVKAAMRESGRGLVARYGFDRDAHFAYIDKIIGRFTNPYLCDDVTRVGREPLRKLSAGDRLVKPVLTARQYGIGTPNLLLGIGAALHYDNPEDPQSVEMIAMTARLGAAAAVAEIAELPAGDPLPALAAQAYAEVERIIR; encoded by the coding sequence ATGAAAAAAGCTATTCAATTCGGAGCGGGCAACATCGGACGCGGATTCATCGGCGCCGTGCTGGAAAAGGCGGGCTACCATGTGGTGTTCGCCGATGTGAACGAACAGATCGTGGACCGGATCAACCGGGACAAGGGCTACACGGTGCAGATCATGGACACCGTATGCGAGGAGGTGCGCATCACCGACATTTCGGCCGTGGATTCGCGGAGTCCCGAACTCGCGCAGCAAATCGCCGAAGCGGAGATCGTCACCACGGCCGTCGGCCTTACGATCCTGCCCCGCATCGCAGGAGCCATCGCCGCGGGCATCGAGGCCCGCAGGGAGCAGGGCGTCGAGCAGCCGCTCAACGTCATCGCCTGCGAAAACGGCGTCCGCGCCACTTCGCAGCTCAAAGCCGCGGTGCTGACGCACCTCGACGCCGCCGGACAGGCCTACTGCGAGCAGTACGTCGGCTTCCCCGACTGTTCGGTGGACCGCATCGTGCCGCCCGTCAAGAGCGAAAACCCGATCGACGTGGTCGTCGAACGCTTCTTCGAATGGAACGTCGAGCGCGCCGCATTCAAGGGAGCCGTACCCGAAATCCCCGGCATGAATCCGGCCGACAACCTGATCGCCTACATCGAGCGCAAGCTCTTCACGCTCAACACGGGCCACGCCATTACGGCCTATCTGGGCCGCATGAAGGGCTACATGACCATCTGCCAGAGCATTTCCGACGAGCAGATCCACGCCGTCGTCAAAGCCGCCATGCGCGAGAGCGGGCGGGGGCTGGTGGCGCGTTACGGCTTCGACCGCGACGCCCACTTCGCCTATATCGACAAGATCATCGGCCGCTTTACGAACCCCTACCTCTGCGACGACGTGACCCGCGTGGGCCGCGAACCGCTCCGCAAGCTTTCGGCGGGCGACCGGCTCGTAAAACCGGTCCTCACGGCCCGTCAGTACGGCATCGGCACGCCCAACCTGCTGCTGGGCATCGGTGCGGCCCTGCACTACGACAATCCGGAGGACCCGCAGAGCGTGGAGATGATCGCCATGACCGCACGGCTCGGCGCGGCGGCGGCCGTAGCCGAAATCGCGGAACTGCCCGCCGGCGATCCGCTGCCCGCGCTCGCCGCGCAGGCGTACGCCGAAGTAGAACGAATCATCCGCTAA
- a CDS encoding glycerophosphodiester phosphodiesterase family protein, with protein sequence MKNTKLLLLAACCAAIMPACAQAPRLHTVKINSIEELQAYFTYDPARDVIVSGHRGGMMPGYPENCIESCEKTLSLMPTFFEIDFSFTKDSVMVLMHDLTIDRTTTGKGLVADYTYDELRRLNLVDRDGKVTPYRIPRLKDVLEWGKDKVVFNFDNKYINTKGVSDEVRRASLDYYIRQLRPGGEWSMYHNIMLSVRSIEEALYYWNHGIRNVMFCVEISSMEHFRAYEASPIPWKYIMAYIRLAVNPELQQVYDLLHAEGVMTMTSITGSSDKVKNPHDRRVAYMRELLAEPDIIETDYPSEFIGLPWSRDAIHALQDAAIRGNRSSTDLK encoded by the coding sequence ATGAAAAACACGAAACTGCTACTGCTGGCCGCATGCTGCGCCGCAATCATGCCCGCCTGCGCCCAAGCCCCCCGGCTGCACACCGTGAAGATCAATTCGATCGAGGAGCTGCAGGCCTATTTCACCTACGATCCCGCGCGCGACGTGATCGTCAGCGGCCACCGCGGCGGCATGATGCCCGGCTATCCCGAAAACTGCATCGAGTCGTGCGAAAAGACGCTGTCGCTGATGCCTACCTTCTTCGAAATCGACTTCAGCTTCACCAAGGACAGCGTCATGGTGCTCATGCACGACCTGACGATCGACCGCACGACCACGGGCAAGGGCCTCGTCGCCGACTACACCTACGACGAACTGCGCCGCCTGAACCTCGTGGACCGCGACGGCAAAGTCACGCCCTATAGGATTCCGCGCCTGAAGGATGTGCTGGAGTGGGGCAAGGACAAGGTGGTCTTCAACTTCGACAACAAGTACATCAACACCAAAGGCGTGAGCGACGAGGTGCGCCGCGCGAGTCTCGACTACTATATCAGGCAGCTCCGGCCCGGCGGCGAGTGGTCCATGTACCACAACATCATGCTGAGCGTCCGCTCGATCGAAGAGGCGCTCTACTACTGGAACCACGGTATCCGCAACGTCATGTTCTGCGTCGAAATCAGTTCGATGGAGCACTTCCGGGCGTACGAAGCTTCGCCCATTCCGTGGAAATACATCATGGCCTATATCCGTCTGGCGGTCAATCCCGAACTCCAACAGGTCTACGATCTGCTGCACGCCGAGGGCGTGATGACGATGACCTCGATCACCGGATCGTCCGACAAGGTGAAGAATCCCCACGACCGCCGCGTGGCCTACATGCGCGAACTGCTGGCCGAACCCGACATCATCGAGACCGACTATCCCTCCGAATTCATCGGCCTGCCGTGGTCGCGCGACGCGATCCACGCCCTGCAGGACGCCGCCATCCGCGGCAACAGAAGCTCCACCGACCTGAAGTAA